Proteins co-encoded in one Arthrobacter sp. ERGS1:01 genomic window:
- the manA gene encoding mannose-6-phosphate isomerase, class I — translation MFALTNVMRDYPWGSATAIAELLGTEPGGGPEAELWMGAHPDSPSTANTPDGPVALDALIAAHPDAMLGAEVHAAFGAKLPFLTKLLAADSALSLQVHPTLSRARERFADEEAAGVAKDATDRNYKDDNHKPEMLFALSNFEALCGFRPCAEAADLFREVSTAISTTGAGIPELLNRVIMTLNSRMVEPMVIRGAFEALIDGGAEARALVDLAASALADAPGGVGGLSAPLRTVVDLARQYPSDPGVLISLLLNRVSLAPGQAVYLPAGNIHAYLSGLGLEVMASSDNVMRGGLTGKHVDVAELMATVDFAPVAVPHVPTRTTDLGQSVWEPPFAEFALQRVELGPGSEPVPLVQNGPLLVLAVSGSVLLDSPRGDAILARGGSVFVPAAENPVMVHPHVGDDGESAVVFAVTVAG, via the coding sequence ATGTTTGCGCTCACCAACGTCATGCGTGACTACCCGTGGGGATCCGCCACGGCCATCGCCGAGCTTCTGGGCACGGAGCCCGGCGGCGGCCCCGAGGCCGAACTGTGGATGGGCGCCCACCCGGATTCGCCGTCAACCGCCAACACCCCCGACGGCCCCGTGGCCCTTGATGCGCTCATCGCCGCGCACCCGGACGCCATGCTGGGTGCGGAGGTCCACGCGGCCTTTGGCGCCAAGCTGCCGTTCCTGACGAAATTGTTGGCCGCCGATTCGGCGTTGTCCCTGCAGGTGCACCCCACCCTCTCGCGTGCCCGCGAACGCTTTGCCGACGAGGAAGCTGCCGGCGTGGCCAAGGATGCAACTGACCGCAACTACAAGGACGACAACCACAAGCCGGAAATGCTGTTTGCGCTGAGCAACTTCGAGGCGTTGTGCGGCTTCCGTCCCTGCGCCGAGGCTGCGGATCTCTTCCGCGAGGTTTCCACCGCCATTTCCACGACGGGTGCCGGCATTCCGGAGCTGCTGAACCGTGTGATCATGACGCTGAATTCCCGCATGGTCGAGCCCATGGTGATCCGCGGCGCCTTCGAGGCATTGATCGACGGCGGCGCCGAGGCGCGCGCCCTGGTCGATCTGGCGGCGTCCGCGCTTGCAGACGCACCCGGCGGAGTCGGCGGGCTGTCCGCGCCGCTGCGCACCGTCGTCGACCTTGCCAGGCAGTACCCGTCGGATCCGGGCGTACTGATTTCGCTGCTGCTGAACCGGGTGTCGCTGGCGCCCGGGCAGGCCGTGTACCTGCCGGCCGGCAACATCCACGCCTACCTGTCCGGGTTGGGGCTGGAGGTCATGGCGTCCTCGGACAACGTGATGCGCGGCGGGTTGACGGGCAAGCATGTGGACGTGGCCGAGTTGATGGCCACCGTGGACTTCGCCCCTGTGGCCGTCCCGCACGTGCCGACGCGCACCACGGATCTGGGCCAGTCGGTGTGGGAGCCGCCGTTTGCCGAATTCGCACTCCAGCGCGTGGAGCTTGGCCCGGGTTCGGAGCCGGTGCCGCTGGTGCAGAACGGGCCGCTGCTGGTGCTGGCGGTGTCCGGTTCGGTGCTCCTTGATTCGCCGCGCGGCGATGCGATCCTCGCCCGCGGCGGCTCCGTGTTCGTGCCCGCCGCCGAGAATCCGGTCATGGTCCACCCGCACGTTGGCGACGACGGCGAATCCGCCGTGGTCTTCGCCGTCACCGTCGCCGGGTAG
- a CDS encoding LCP family protein, whose amino-acid sequence MSFSSPKVSRASNRPPVLTDPVRYPESASSPMRSLRAWMLLLLTLVLPGSAQLVAGNKRLGRLALRCTLTVWALVIAGVVLAALNREEFLNLFTNPVSSLVIIVLLAAVAVGWAIMFLNTLAIIRPSLLAPGMRAFVSGALVVLMVVTSGSLGYTAYLVNSGRNAITDIFGGGPDMKPVDGRYNFLVMGGDAGEARSGRRPDSIIVVSVDAKTGESATISIPRNLQNAQFSPNSPLWSVYPDGYNCGDDCIINFLYTDVTNDHKDLYPNAPDPGAAAMMDAAGGILGLTIQGYVLVDMAGFSKLVDALGGVKINAGGWVPLTGDDIPGTTQHAPPTGWIHPGVQTLDGYHALWYARSRQWVLEYSRSQRQQCIQSAMLKQMDPATVLTKFNAIADAGAKVIESDLPAGQLGSFVSLAIKAKGHDLKRLTIGPPDFPVAFSTYPDFKVIHNRVQALLKPAAPTPAKTAAPKKSTAGSSGSSGSSAPKAPAAPASPVTPDTSAPAAPSTQADTPPITQAYLQQLAVNGDDVTLSSLLANNGTCSAG is encoded by the coding sequence ATGAGTTTTAGCAGCCCCAAGGTTTCCCGCGCGTCCAACCGCCCTCCCGTGTTAACGGACCCCGTCCGCTACCCTGAGTCGGCGTCGTCGCCCATGCGCTCCCTGCGAGCCTGGATGCTGCTGTTGCTCACCCTTGTCCTGCCCGGCAGCGCCCAGCTCGTGGCCGGCAACAAGCGCCTGGGCCGGCTGGCCCTGCGCTGCACCCTGACGGTCTGGGCCCTGGTGATTGCCGGCGTCGTACTGGCCGCGCTGAACCGGGAAGAATTCCTGAACCTGTTCACGAACCCCGTCTCCTCGCTGGTGATCATCGTGCTGCTGGCCGCCGTGGCGGTGGGCTGGGCCATCATGTTCCTGAACACGCTGGCGATCATCCGCCCGTCCCTGCTGGCGCCGGGCATGCGCGCCTTTGTCAGCGGGGCGCTGGTGGTCCTCATGGTGGTCACGAGCGGCTCGCTGGGCTACACGGCCTACCTGGTGAACTCGGGCCGCAACGCGATCACCGACATCTTTGGCGGCGGCCCGGACATGAAGCCCGTGGACGGCCGCTACAACTTCCTGGTCATGGGCGGCGACGCCGGCGAGGCCAGGTCGGGCCGGCGCCCGGACTCGATCATCGTGGTCAGCGTGGACGCCAAGACCGGCGAATCGGCCACCATCAGCATCCCGCGCAACCTGCAAAACGCGCAGTTCTCCCCCAATTCCCCGCTGTGGAGCGTCTACCCCGACGGCTACAACTGCGGCGACGACTGCATCATCAACTTCCTGTACACGGACGTCACGAACGACCACAAGGACCTCTACCCCAACGCTCCGGATCCCGGCGCCGCGGCCATGATGGACGCCGCCGGCGGCATCCTGGGCCTGACCATCCAGGGCTACGTGCTCGTGGACATGGCAGGGTTCTCCAAGCTCGTGGACGCCCTGGGCGGGGTCAAGATCAATGCCGGCGGCTGGGTTCCGCTGACCGGCGACGACATCCCCGGCACAACGCAGCATGCGCCTCCCACGGGCTGGATCCATCCGGGTGTACAGACCCTCGACGGTTACCACGCGCTCTGGTACGCCCGCTCGCGCCAGTGGGTCCTTGAGTACTCGCGCAGCCAGCGCCAGCAGTGCATCCAGTCCGCCATGCTCAAGCAAATGGACCCGGCCACCGTGCTGACCAAGTTCAACGCCATCGCCGACGCCGGCGCCAAGGTCATCGAATCCGATCTGCCGGCCGGGCAACTGGGCAGCTTTGTCTCGCTGGCCATCAAGGCCAAGGGGCACGACCTCAAGCGCCTCACGATCGGCCCGCCGGACTTCCCGGTGGCGTTCTCCACCTACCCGGACTTCAAGGTCATCCACAACCGGGTGCAGGCGCTGCTGAAGCCGGCCGCCCCCACCCCGGCCAAGACCGCCGCGCCCAAGAAGAGCACCGCGGGCTCCTCCGGTTCTTCGGGCTCTTCGGCGCCCAAGGCCCCGGCCGCGCCCGCCAGCCCCGTCACGCCGGACACCTCGGCGCCAGCCGCGCCCAGCACACAGGCGGACACTCCCCCGATCACCCAGGCGTACCTGCAGCAGTTGGCCGTCAACGGCGACGACGTCACGTTGTCCTCGCTGCTGGCCAACAACGGGACCTGCTCCGCCGGATAG
- the purE gene encoding 5-(carboxyamino)imidazole ribonucleotide mutase encodes MSETTAQPLVGIVMGSDSDWPVMELAAAALSEFGIPFETDVVSAHRMPTEMIAYGTNAAARGLRVIIAGAGGAAHLPGMLASVTTLPVVGVPVPLKTLDGMDSLLSIVQMPAGVPVATVSIGGARNAGLLAVRILASGTDPLAAELAAKLADFARELNNQASAKGAALREKAGADYPLAVLPDRG; translated from the coding sequence ATGAGCGAAACAACCGCCCAGCCCCTGGTGGGCATCGTGATGGGATCGGACTCCGACTGGCCCGTCATGGAACTGGCCGCCGCGGCATTGTCCGAGTTCGGCATCCCCTTTGAGACCGACGTCGTCTCCGCGCACCGGATGCCCACCGAAATGATCGCCTACGGCACCAACGCGGCGGCCCGCGGCCTCCGCGTCATCATCGCCGGCGCCGGCGGGGCCGCGCACCTGCCCGGCATGCTCGCCTCCGTCACCACGTTGCCCGTGGTGGGCGTGCCCGTGCCGTTGAAGACCCTCGACGGCATGGATTCGCTGCTGTCCATCGTGCAGATGCCCGCCGGCGTCCCGGTGGCCACCGTCTCCATTGGCGGGGCCCGCAACGCCGGCCTGCTGGCCGTGCGCATCCTGGCCTCCGGCACCGATCCACTCGCTGCCGAGCTGGCCGCCAAGCTGGCCGATTTTGCCCGTGAACTGAACAACCAGGCCTCCGCAAAGGGTGCCGCGCTGCGTGAAAAAGCCGGCGCCGACTACCCGTTGGCCGTCCTGCCGGACCGCGGATAA
- a CDS encoding 5-(carboxyamino)imidazole ribonucleotide synthase yields the protein MTFPVIGVVGGGQLARMMAPAAVALGFHLRVLAEAPDVSAVSAVAQAPVGDYRDLATLREFARGVDVLTFDHEHVPSEHLQTLIAEGVNVQPRPDALINAQDKLVMRAAIERLGLPNPAWAAVSSVADITAFGDTHGWPVVLKMPRGGYDGKGVKVLRSTEDAAAAADWFEAMSPLLVEEMVTFSRELSALVARTPSGEARAWPVAESIQVDGVCDEVIAPAPGIPAAVAAQAQDAALRIAGDLGVTGVMAAELFETPGRGVGYLINELAMRPHNTGHWTMDGAVTGQFEQHLRAVLDLPLGATDALGAIVVMKNFLGGANLDLYAAYGQALAAEPTVKVHSYGKSVRPGRKIGHVNVIGSPADDVAAVRARATTVATIIRDGH from the coding sequence GTGACTTTTCCTGTAATCGGCGTCGTAGGCGGCGGGCAGCTGGCCCGCATGATGGCCCCGGCGGCCGTAGCCCTTGGTTTTCATTTGCGTGTCCTGGCCGAAGCGCCGGACGTCTCCGCGGTCTCCGCCGTGGCACAAGCCCCGGTGGGTGACTACCGCGACCTGGCGACGTTGCGGGAGTTTGCTCGCGGCGTCGACGTGCTCACCTTCGACCACGAGCACGTCCCCAGCGAGCACCTGCAGACCCTGATTGCCGAGGGTGTGAACGTCCAGCCACGCCCCGACGCGCTGATCAACGCCCAGGACAAGCTCGTGATGCGCGCCGCCATTGAGCGCCTGGGCCTGCCCAACCCGGCCTGGGCCGCCGTGTCCTCGGTGGCGGACATCACCGCGTTCGGCGACACGCACGGCTGGCCCGTCGTGTTGAAGATGCCGCGCGGCGGCTATGACGGCAAGGGCGTGAAGGTGCTGCGCAGCACCGAGGACGCCGCTGCCGCCGCCGACTGGTTTGAGGCCATGAGCCCGCTGCTGGTCGAGGAGATGGTGACGTTCTCCCGCGAGCTCTCCGCCCTGGTGGCCCGCACCCCGTCGGGCGAGGCCCGCGCCTGGCCCGTAGCCGAATCCATCCAGGTGGACGGCGTCTGCGACGAGGTCATTGCCCCCGCCCCCGGCATCCCGGCTGCCGTTGCCGCCCAGGCCCAGGACGCCGCGTTGCGGATCGCCGGGGACCTTGGCGTCACGGGCGTCATGGCCGCGGAACTGTTCGAGACGCCCGGCCGCGGCGTGGGCTACCTCATCAACGAGCTGGCCATGCGCCCGCACAACACCGGCCACTGGACCATGGACGGGGCCGTGACGGGCCAGTTCGAGCAGCACCTGCGCGCCGTCCTGGACCTCCCACTGGGCGCCACCGACGCCCTGGGCGCCATTGTGGTCATGAAGAACTTCCTGGGCGGCGCCAACTTGGATCTGTACGCCGCCTACGGCCAGGCGTTGGCCGCCGAACCCACCGTCAAGGTGCACAGCTACGGCAAGTCCGTACGCCCGGGCCGGAAGATCGGCCACGTGAACGTGATCGGCTCCCCGGCCGACGACGTCGCCGCCGTCCGCGCCCGCGCCACCACCGTGGCCACCATCATCCGAGACGGACACTAG
- a CDS encoding GtrA family protein has protein sequence MYQALTTRIRGLFGLFWREVAKFGVVGGLAFVIDSGIYIWLLSSSMSGHPTKAKIISAAVATVFSWVANRYWTFRHRRQANMLREVTMFIIMNGVGIAIAGACVYVSHWILGFDSAYADFIAGSVVGLVLGTIFRFFAYRFWVFTEELDADPAFADDRKLIESDPTAP, from the coding sequence ATGTACCAGGCACTCACAACACGCATCAGGGGGCTCTTTGGCCTGTTTTGGCGCGAAGTGGCCAAGTTCGGCGTGGTGGGCGGTCTCGCGTTCGTCATCGACTCCGGCATCTACATCTGGCTGCTCAGCAGTTCCATGAGCGGGCACCCCACGAAGGCGAAGATCATTTCCGCCGCCGTGGCCACGGTGTTTTCCTGGGTCGCCAACAGGTACTGGACGTTCCGCCACCGCCGCCAGGCCAACATGCTGCGCGAAGTGACAATGTTCATCATCATGAACGGCGTGGGTATCGCCATCGCCGGCGCCTGCGTGTATGTCTCGCACTGGATCCTCGGCTTCGACTCGGCCTACGCCGACTTCATCGCCGGCTCCGTGGTGGGCCTGGTGCTGGGCACCATCTTCCGCTTCTTTGCCTACCGTTTCTGGGTCTTCACCGAAGAGCTCGACGCCGACCCCGCCTTTGCGGACGACCGCAAGTTGATCGAATCGGACCCCACGGCGCCGTAG
- a CDS encoding TIGR03089 family protein: MAPLPSTVPLLLQALRTANPTVPRLTWYGPDSERVELSGRVLENWVAKTANFLVDELDGEPGTTVAVDMPVHWRSLVWLLATWAVGGTALSQCPISGANVRETGDAGASHPNIVATTNPDAAFARAEQASRSPFIVAVALPALAMRWTEPLPADALDYSGGVRAHADVFYPNDSPEDDAIAWESPMRSLSYAELLAAAPVAADGSTVTLPATGTGGHRVLLAAANGWDAVVPAALQTWADGGSVVLLDPSVEATEHLRTMENVTN; this comes from the coding sequence ATGGCTCCCCTTCCCAGCACAGTCCCCCTCCTCCTGCAGGCCCTGCGTACCGCCAACCCCACAGTGCCGCGGCTTACCTGGTACGGCCCCGATTCCGAACGCGTGGAACTCTCCGGGCGGGTCCTGGAAAACTGGGTCGCGAAGACGGCGAACTTCCTGGTGGACGAGCTCGACGGCGAACCCGGGACCACCGTGGCCGTGGACATGCCGGTGCACTGGCGTTCATTGGTGTGGCTGCTGGCCACCTGGGCCGTGGGCGGCACCGCGCTGTCCCAGTGCCCCATTTCGGGCGCAAATGTGCGTGAAACGGGCGACGCCGGCGCTTCCCACCCGAACATCGTGGCCACCACCAACCCGGACGCGGCCTTTGCCCGCGCCGAACAGGCAAGCAGGTCACCGTTCATCGTGGCCGTCGCACTGCCCGCCCTGGCCATGCGCTGGACGGAACCCCTGCCGGCGGATGCCCTGGACTACTCCGGCGGGGTGCGGGCTCACGCGGATGTCTTTTATCCCAACGACTCCCCCGAGGACGACGCCATCGCCTGGGAGTCGCCCATGCGCTCGCTCAGCTACGCGGAATTGCTGGCTGCGGCGCCCGTGGCTGCCGACGGCTCCACCGTCACGCTTCCGGCAACCGGCACCGGCGGCCACAGGGTGCTGCTGGCCGCGGCGAACGGTTGGGACGCCGTGGTTCCCGCAGCCCTGCAAACGTGGGCCGACGGCGGCTCGGTGGTGCTGCTGGATCCCTCGGTGGAGGCCACCGAGCACCTGCGCACCATGGAAAACGTCACGAACTAG
- a CDS encoding WhiB family transcriptional regulator — MGQAQLSVTNEIDGTVEGQATARYRMRGVPNDWFVDPADPNAADSIERSAKESLEDAGTAFLAAHGTDLDDAETSLVGDVAGAPAPVWIGLRPGLDDFSDEGELGWQTDALCAQTDPEAFFPEKGGSTRDAKKVCGSCNVKAQCLEYALANDERFGIWGGLSERERRRLRKRAV; from the coding sequence ATGGGGCAAGCGCAGCTGAGTGTGACAAATGAAATTGACGGCACTGTTGAGGGTCAGGCCACGGCACGTTACCGCATGCGGGGCGTTCCGAACGACTGGTTCGTTGACCCGGCAGATCCGAACGCGGCGGACTCGATTGAGCGCTCCGCCAAGGAGTCCCTGGAGGACGCCGGCACGGCGTTCCTGGCGGCCCACGGCACGGACCTCGACGACGCCGAAACGTCCCTTGTGGGGGACGTGGCCGGCGCGCCGGCACCGGTATGGATTGGTTTGCGGCCCGGTCTTGACGACTTCAGCGACGAAGGTGAACTAGGCTGGCAAACGGACGCCTTGTGCGCGCAGACCGATCCCGAGGCGTTTTTCCCGGAAAAGGGCGGATCCACGCGGGACGCCAAGAAGGTATGCGGCTCCTGCAACGTCAAGGCGCAGTGTCTGGAATACGCTCTGGCGAACGATGAGCGGTTTGGAATCTGGGGCGGCCTGTCCGAGCGTGAACGCCGGCGGCTGCGGAAGCGAGCGGTCTAA
- a CDS encoding glycosyltransferase family 2 protein, producing the protein MVAHNGSAYLPTVLTALAEQTRPATSVVAADVASSDASGEMLRKALGECNVISFEGRKGGYGAAVKAALAHQVRTRNPLPATVPAGAVSAGAVPAAGLDAGPAAATQEWIWLLTDDAAPAPTRWNGCWTPWSAPRRPRWWAASNLIGTIRAGSWTWA; encoded by the coding sequence GTGGTTGCCCACAACGGCAGTGCCTACCTTCCCACGGTCTTAACCGCCCTGGCGGAGCAGACGCGGCCGGCCACCTCAGTGGTGGCTGCCGACGTCGCCTCCTCCGACGCGTCCGGCGAAATGCTGCGCAAGGCCCTGGGGGAGTGCAACGTCATCTCCTTTGAGGGCCGCAAGGGCGGTTACGGTGCCGCCGTGAAGGCGGCCCTGGCCCACCAGGTGCGGACCCGGAACCCCCTGCCGGCCACGGTTCCGGCAGGTGCGGTTTCTGCGGGTGCTGTTCCCGCTGCCGGGCTCGACGCCGGCCCGGCCGCCGCCACCCAGGAATGGATTTGGCTCCTCACCGACGACGCCGCCCCGGCCCCGACGCGCTGGAACGGCTGCTGGACGCCGTGGAGCGCTCCACGACGGCCACGGTGGTGGGCTGCAAGCAACTTGATTGGGACCATCCGCGCCGGCTCGTGGACGTGGGCCTGA
- a CDS encoding glycosyltransferase family 2 protein, producing MGCKQLDWDHPRRLVDVGLKPGPWFDRYSMISLDELDQGQYDGHSDIFAVNAAGMLVRRDVWEKLGGFDPAVPGPGDDLDFCARVRLAGHRVLVVPAARMFQVTDRHNPLGSPTAARKAAVFLRLKHAPLWQVPLLAAGAFFSGIFWLFAGFLLKAPGHAVSMFAATCAGLLRPAALARSRRALAHTRVQPRSAYKDLMAGREESRNHLKELREAVGPDDDGSEASLPAPSILEPTGDVHQQAVTPLAHVKTSPVVSAIGLALVLALLSLITLSRLLGAPALTGGSLLPVATQIGSLWQHATDWWISLGSGLPGRGEPFNYVLWLLAALGLGNGSAAVMWLFIFAIPLSALTAWLASGAFSRSRWPRIVAALVWAGAPVLQTAMGQGRIGSLLAHVLIPLVALGLVRAAGGAVSAKDGARAAARRAAAGTKMGRPGVDGNPSWTAAAAAGLALAAVTAAAPTLFPLAVVAVLGATLFLGRRGKTLWWSLVPSLALYFPYAWSAMANPRALLGDPGLPLASAQAPVWQQLLGFPSAVTPATGLLGAGAPAAEPLWTWIAVILIGAPVVVVAVFALLAPLRRAGTVRTLWLVALLALAVSYGSKLIAVALDGTTLVTPFNGPAVSVAFFALLAAALLGFDAVYRRAYDPAGPGAGRHRASKATAVAVSLLLVAAPAASLGLWAANGINGSDSALTGSQAVKPMNVGSIPATAADRGTGPEESRTIVLRVMPGNGVQATLMQGAGTTLDTLSGIAAADRITGAPGKETVKDPDPATAMLRETVAAMMAASGIDPRPQLTQLGVGFVVLQNGDTAAELLANELEAVPGLDTVGPTDSGWLWRVKPGYATVGTTDVVNRVRLVDAGGAAIAPVASDGLGVNTTVPKGSDGRRVVLAERFDAGWRAWFDGKEVKPVAQGWAQAFDLPAASGKLEIRYEQPWNTVMSLVQIVLLGLTVLLAVPVRARRGRTGAYRDEASLKKVGSGV from the coding sequence GTGGGCTGCAAGCAACTTGATTGGGACCATCCGCGCCGGCTCGTGGACGTGGGCCTGAAACCGGGCCCATGGTTTGACCGCTATTCCATGATCAGCCTCGACGAGCTCGACCAGGGCCAGTACGACGGCCATTCGGATATTTTCGCTGTCAACGCCGCCGGCATGCTGGTGCGCCGGGATGTTTGGGAGAAGCTGGGCGGCTTTGACCCGGCCGTGCCCGGTCCCGGCGACGACCTCGACTTTTGTGCCCGGGTCCGGCTTGCCGGGCACCGGGTCCTGGTGGTTCCGGCCGCCAGGATGTTCCAGGTCACCGACCGGCACAACCCGCTGGGTTCGCCCACCGCCGCACGCAAGGCGGCGGTCTTCCTCCGGCTCAAGCACGCCCCGCTGTGGCAGGTGCCGCTGCTGGCCGCCGGTGCATTCTTTTCCGGCATCTTCTGGCTCTTTGCCGGCTTCCTGTTGAAGGCCCCGGGCCATGCCGTGAGCATGTTTGCCGCCACCTGCGCCGGCCTGCTGCGTCCCGCCGCTTTGGCCCGCAGCCGCCGCGCCTTGGCCCACACCCGCGTACAGCCCCGTTCCGCCTACAAGGACCTGATGGCGGGGCGGGAGGAATCCCGCAACCACCTGAAGGAACTGCGCGAGGCCGTGGGCCCCGACGACGACGGGTCCGAGGCGTCCCTGCCGGCGCCGTCGATCCTTGAACCCACCGGCGACGTCCACCAGCAAGCAGTCACGCCGCTGGCCCACGTCAAGACCTCCCCCGTGGTCAGCGCCATCGGCCTGGCCCTGGTGTTGGCGCTGCTTTCGCTTATTACGCTGTCCCGGTTGTTGGGCGCTCCCGCACTGACGGGCGGATCGCTGCTGCCCGTGGCCACCCAGATCGGCAGCCTGTGGCAGCACGCCACGGACTGGTGGATCTCCCTCGGCTCCGGCCTGCCCGGACGCGGCGAGCCCTTCAACTATGTGCTGTGGCTGCTGGCCGCACTGGGTCTGGGCAACGGCTCCGCCGCAGTGATGTGGCTGTTCATCTTCGCCATCCCGCTGTCCGCCCTGACGGCCTGGCTGGCCTCCGGCGCGTTTTCCCGCAGCAGGTGGCCGCGCATCGTGGCCGCCCTGGTGTGGGCCGGTGCGCCCGTTTTGCAGACCGCCATGGGCCAGGGCCGGATCGGTTCCCTGCTGGCCCACGTGCTGATCCCGCTGGTCGCATTGGGACTTGTCCGCGCCGCGGGCGGGGCCGTGAGCGCCAAGGACGGCGCGCGCGCCGCTGCCCGCCGGGCCGCGGCCGGCACCAAGATGGGCCGCCCCGGCGTCGACGGCAACCCGTCCTGGACGGCTGCCGCCGCCGCGGGCCTGGCCCTGGCCGCCGTCACGGCCGCCGCGCCCACGCTCTTCCCGCTGGCCGTGGTCGCCGTCCTCGGCGCCACGTTGTTCCTGGGCCGCCGCGGCAAGACGCTCTGGTGGTCCCTGGTGCCGTCGCTGGCACTGTACTTCCCGTATGCCTGGTCGGCCATGGCCAATCCGCGCGCACTGCTCGGTGACCCCGGACTGCCGTTGGCGTCCGCCCAGGCGCCCGTGTGGCAGCAGCTGCTGGGCTTCCCGTCCGCGGTGACCCCGGCCACCGGGCTGCTGGGTGCGGGTGCGCCGGCGGCCGAGCCGCTGTGGACCTGGATTGCCGTAATACTGATCGGTGCCCCCGTGGTGGTGGTGGCCGTGTTCGCACTGCTGGCACCGCTGCGCCGGGCCGGAACCGTGCGCACCCTGTGGCTTGTTGCCCTGCTGGCCCTGGCCGTCTCCTACGGATCCAAGCTCATCGCGGTGGCCCTCGACGGCACCACCCTCGTGACGCCCTTCAACGGACCCGCCGTCTCCGTGGCATTCTTTGCCCTGCTGGCCGCCGCGCTCCTGGGCTTCGACGCCGTCTACCGCCGCGCCTACGATCCCGCCGGACCCGGCGCCGGCCGGCACCGCGCCAGCAAGGCGACCGCCGTGGCCGTTTCACTCTTGTTGGTGGCCGCCCCGGCCGCGAGCCTGGGACTGTGGGCCGCCAACGGCATCAACGGATCCGACTCCGCCCTGACGGGGAGCCAGGCGGTCAAGCCCATGAACGTGGGCTCCATTCCGGCCACCGCGGCCGACCGCGGCACCGGACCCGAGGAGAGCCGCACCATCGTGCTGCGCGTCATGCCCGGCAACGGTGTGCAGGCCACCCTCATGCAGGGCGCCGGCACCACCTTGGACACGCTCTCCGGCATTGCCGCCGCCGACCGCATCACCGGGGCCCCGGGCAAGGAAACCGTCAAGGATCCGGACCCGGCCACGGCCATGCTGCGCGAAACCGTGGCCGCCATGATGGCCGCCTCGGGCATCGACCCGCGACCGCAACTGACGCAATTGGGTGTGGGCTTCGTGGTGCTGCAAAACGGCGACACCGCCGCGGAGCTGCTGGCCAATGAACTCGAGGCCGTGCCCGGCCTGGACACCGTGGGGCCCACCGATTCCGGCTGGCTCTGGCGGGTCAAGCCCGGCTATGCGACCGTGGGCACCACCGACGTCGTGAACCGGGTCCGCCTGGTCGACGCCGGCGGCGCCGCAATTGCCCCCGTGGCATCGGACGGACTCGGCGTGAACACGACCGTGCCCAAGGGCAGCGACGGCCGCCGCGTGGTGCTGGCCGAGCGCTTCGACGCCGGTTGGCGCGCCTGGTTCGACGGCAAGGAAGTCAAGCCGGTGGCGCAGGGCTGGGCCCAGGCCTTTGATCTTCCCGCCGCGTCCGGAAAATTGGAAATTCGTTATGAGCAGCCGTGGAACACGGTGATGAGCCTGGTGCAGATCGTCCTCCTGGGACTGACAGTGCTGCTGGCCGTCCCGGTGCGGGCGCGGCGCGGACGGACCGGTGCCTACCGGGACGAGGCGTCATTGAAAAAGGTGGGCAGTGGTGTCTGA